The following coding sequences lie in one Takifugu flavidus isolate HTHZ2018 chromosome 4, ASM371156v2, whole genome shotgun sequence genomic window:
- the LOC130524586 gene encoding olfactory receptor class A-like protein 4, with the protein MAVNSMNEDEMELVGMGLRVSVSPFQTAFYIFLVLMGILGNTTVVGVIGKSIIMDRGGGRNSDIIIVNMALSNLLVSLMRNMLLILSDIGLEMYSSKEWCQFLMGVWVWLRSVNVWSTLFLSAFHLQTLRRVAPMAVNVPGSRGAPKILLMNLFLIWFINLLYSIPAHVFSTIGNINSTETLMLVSSTTRPLLGCIWNFPTRFSGLAYATTSMVLHEIVPIVLMALTNLGSLYTLYTHNGMQSSVQDAPVIKRVPAERRAAKVILALIVLFIASWGTSIISVNYFNYNQGSSAEFLLVIARFANIIFIAMSPAVLAVGHRGLRTFFKSLLAH; encoded by the exons ATGGCGGTGAATTCCATGAATGAAGATGAAATGGAGCTCGTGGGGATGGGACTTCGTGTCTCTGTGTCCCCTTTTCAAACGgcattttacattttcctgGTGTTAATGGGAATTTTGGGCAACACCACTGTGGTGGGGGTGATTGGCAAGAGCATCATAATGGACCGAGGTGGGGGACGAAACTCGGACATCATCATCGTCAACATGGCCCTGTCCAACCTGCTGGTTTCACTGATGAGGAACATGCTTCTGATCCTGTCAGATATAGGACTGGAG ATGTACTCCTCCAAAGAGTGGTGCCAGTTCCTCATGGGTGTCTGGGTGTGGTTACGGTCAGTAAACGTGTGGTCGACGCTCTTTCTTAGCGcattccacctgcagacgctcAGGCGTGTGGCTCCCATGGCTGTCAACGTCCCTGGGTCCCGAGGAGCCCCTAAGATCCTGCTCATGAATCTGTTCCTGATCTGGTTTATCAACTTGCTTTACTCCATCCCTGCTCATGTCTTCTCCACCATTGGCAACATCAACAGCACAGAA ACCTTAATGCTGGTGAGCAGCACAacacgccccctgctggggtgTATCTGGAACTTCCCCACCAGGTTCAGCGGCCTGGCCTACGCAACCACGTCTATGGTGCTCCATGAAATTGTTCCTATAGTCCTCATGGCTTTAACCAACCTGGGCTCCCTTTACACACTCTACACCCACAATGGGATGCAGAGTTCGGTGCAGGATGCGCCCGTCATTAAACGGGTGCCTGCTGAGAGGAGAGCGGCCAAG GTGATTCTAGCTCTCATCGTGCTGTTCATTGCATCTTGGGGAACCAGCATCATCTCTGTTAACTATTTCAACTACAACCAAGGCTCCTCGGCTGAGTTTCTGCTGGTGATCGCTCGCTTTGCCAACATTATCTTCATTGCCATGTCTCCTGCTGTCCTGGCAGTCGGTCACCGAGGCCTGCGGACTTTCTTCAAATCTCTTCTTGCCCActga
- the LOC130524584 gene encoding von Willebrand factor A domain-containing protein 1-like isoform X1 yields MRAFLICCAFIWATFQQSNMQLPIPATEANCCEGDILLLLDSSGSVTNYEFSRFLRFSATLLRVFSLGRGHVRVGLLQVGTESNLAFGLDVHTDQRSLQKALERVQQLQGDTNTENALRDAQQLLRAAGGNVPRILLWLTDGASPGDVGQVMSELKAEGVFVLAVSAVHGNYRLLRDAVSPPSESHLYVVDIDDIEIITEDLRDAIIKIIQANRLQVVNLTPRTATLQWRPLLTATTGYYQLQYYSVRNPAIGSLQYLSGDSISVELTDLVPDTAYTATLLPGPNQRLFNALSVNFSTPSEVLGPTVVSVPDSGPYHIRVEWGPPQVAQVLRYTVEYSAFPSGRVHMLTLQSQQNFSLLTGLVPATQYLVTVSALYAGGKERAMSVRACTKEATAALPALLDLQLSPVPQQDLWQVTWQAHQEHLKGYWLTWEQDKPVDSISKPSALYLPPTTGATHLSHVSPSSRVCMSPVYSSGRGDGICCSAEKPSDWRRTFP; encoded by the exons ATGAGGGCCTTTTTAATTTGCTGCGCTTTTATCTGGGCGACCTTCCAGCAGAGCAACATGCAGCTTCCCATACCTGCAACAG AAGCTAACTGCTGCGAAGGGGACATCCTCCTCTTGCTGGACTCTTCTGGGAGCGTAACAAACTACGAGTTCTCACGCTTCCTCCGCTTCTCGGCCACGCTTCTCCGCGTTTTCTCCCTTGGTCGAGGCCACGTGCGGGTCGGACTCCTGCAGGTGGGCACGGAATCCAACCTGGCGTTCGGCCTGGACGTCCACACTGACCAGAGGAGCCTGCAGAAAGCCCTGGAGagggtgcagcagctgcagggagacACCAACACCGAGAACGCGCTCAGGGACGCCCAGCAGCTTCTGCGAGCGGCAGGTGGGAACGTGCCCAGAATCTTGCTGTGGCTGACTGATGGTGCCAGCCCTGGAGACGTGGGCCAggtgatgtcagagctgaaggcagagggAGTCTTTGTGTTGGCTGTGTCTGCCGTGCACGGCAACTACCGGCTGCTGCGGGACGCAGTGTCGCCGCCTTCGGAGTCACATCTCTATGTTGTGGACATAGATGACATTGAAATCATCACAGAAGACCTGAGGGATGCCATCatta AAATTATTCAGGCAAACCGCCTTCAAGTGGTCAACTTGACCCCCCGCACGGCCACACTTcagtggcgccccctgctgacaGCAACCACTGGTTACTATCAACTCCAGTATTACTCAGTCAGGAATCCCGCCATTGGGAGCCTGCAGTATCTGTCTGGTGACTCCATCTCGGTAGAACTGACCGACCTGGTTCCTGATACCGCCTACACAGCCACGCTTCTCCCAGGGCCCAACCAGAGGCTGTTTAACGCCCTCTCTGTTAACTTCTCCACTCCCTCTG AGGTGTTGGGCCCCACCGTGGTGTCTGTGCCAGACTCCGGCCCTTACCACATCCGTGTGGAATGGGGGCCTCCGCAGGTAGCTCAGGTGCTGCGATACACGGTGGAGTACAGTGCCTTTCCCAGTGGACGCGTCCACATGCTGACCTTGCAAAGCCAACAGAACTTTTCCTTATTGACCGGGCTGGTACCGGCCACTCAGTACCTGGTGACGGTCAGTGCTCTGTACgcaggagggaaagaaagagccATGTCTGTGAGGGCATGCACTAAAGAGG caacagcagctctgcctgccctgctggacctgcagctcAGCCCGGTGCCGCAGCAGGATCTGTGGCAGGTGACATGGCAGGCCCATCAGGAACACCTAAAAGGCTACTGGCTGACGTGGGAGCAAGATAAGCCCGTCGACTCCATCTCAAAGCCCTCCGCCCTCTACTTACCTCCCACAACTGGAGCAACTCACCTGTCGCACGTGTCACCGAGCAGTCGGGTGTGCATGTCTCCGGTGTACAGCTCCGGCCGTGGAGACGGGATCTGCTGCTCCGCAGAGAAACCCTCAGATTGGCGCAGAACATTCCCTTAA
- the fndc10 gene encoding fibronectin type III domain-containing protein 10 — protein MKSPQSLIALSALLLFTSHQRAASGHSSPASSTPSPSSEERGRNNLGTPQNWVSESNRSISYGKQSHGRRTSAKPEETSRTSSNTRKGIVSTVIHESPGAGASPLCAYRVMEGGIGGKLCFRHTLHGYKCHKGDCRTVLTMENLVANILINGSVLLQWQQDKANTAAEDGTAVGMSSRGPGTNLTKEERLRGGAVGGHGRRRRGYELSCWWNGSYTQFECAGVLLGPGCRDFLLTELHERIPYRICLRSLARSSPPQEVDRQNCVEFTLSPSGMQDIVIAMTTVGGAICVMLVIICLLVAYITENIMSPTTQHTYSYRTRTHH, from the coding sequence atgAAAAGCCCACAGTCTCTGATCGCCTTGTCGGCGCTCCTTCTGTTCACGTCACACCAGAGAGCCGCGTCTGGTCACAGCAGCCCAGCATCATCCACGCCGTCCCCATCATcggaggagaggggcaggaaTAACTTGGGGACGCCCCAAAACTGGGTCAGCGAGAGTAATCGCAGCATCTCTTATGGCAAACAAAGCCACGGCAGGAGAACATCAGCAAAGCCTGAAGAAACAAGCAGGACTTCTTCAAATACCAGAAAAGGCATCGTTTCTACTGTGATTCATGAAAGCCCAGGAGCAGGGGCGTCACCGCTGTGTGCCTACAGAGTGATGGAGGGGGGAATCGGGGGAAAGTTGTGTTTTCGTCACACCCTGCATGGCTACAAGTGTCATAAGGGAGACTGCAGGACAGTGTTGACTATGGAAAACCTGGTGGCGAACATACTCATCAATGGCAGCGTGCTGTTACAGTGGCAGCAGGATAAAGCGAACACAGCCGCTGAAGATGGCACCGCtgtggggatgagcagcaggggACCTGGGACAAATTTAACAAAAGAGGAAAGACTAAGAGGGGGCGCTGTCGGTGGGCATGGCCGCAGACGCCGGGGCTATGagctgagctgctggtggaaTGGAAGTTACACTCAGTTCGAGTGTGCCGGCGTCCTTCTTGGACCAGGCTGCAGAGACTTCCTCCTGACTGAGCTGCATGAGAGGATCCCTTACCGCATCTGCCTGCGCTCCCTGGCTCGTTCCAGTCCACCTCAGGAAGTAGACCGGCAGAACTGTGTGGAGTTCACCTTGTCTCCATCTGGGATGCAGGACATTGtcattgccatgacaacagtggGGGGAGCTATTTGTGTGATGCTGGTCATCATTTGCTTGCTGGTGGCATACATCACAGAAAACATCATGAGTCCTACAACACAGCACACTTACTCCTACCGCACCCGTACGCATCACTGA
- the LOC130524585 gene encoding olfactory receptor class A-like protein 4, producing the protein MFDVLIEVDVSVILGSVLVQVLQAAFQSASRRLPLSDTILVHLSLANLLTSLFRTVPIFVSDLGSDVSLSPGWCQVFMLLWVWWRAVGCWLTLALSIFHCTTLKRQRLYMGPDMQRRERRRMWVILGLVWGLNLAFSIPALIYSTHVHGNATVELMVISCTTRPLLGCIWEFPTAQQGSAFASASLALNEVLPLVLMVCTNLATLHALAKHIRAVMSSSQPGGSHVELDKHLSTERKAAQVIMLLVSLFVVCWVLQVAAVTYYNHDRGHHAEGLLTVAHFSASLFVGFSPMVVALGHSKLRRRISSMMLGWCQCFKGRSEDDPPNTRAAKIISFVQHKQ; encoded by the coding sequence ATGTTTGATGTGCTGATTGAGGTAGACGTCAGTGTTATTTTGGGGTCTGTTCTGGTTCAGGTTTTGCAGGCTGCCTTTCAGAGTGCTTCTCGGAGGCTCCCGCTCTCTGACACCATTCTGGTGCACCTGTCTCTGGCCAACCTGCTGACCTCACTGTTCCGCACGGTGCCCATCTTCGTGTCTGACCTGGGCTCGgatgtgtctctgtctccaggATGGTGCCAGGTCTTCatgctgctgtgggtgtggtGGCGGGCTGTGGGCTGCTGGCTGACTCTGGCCCTCAGCATCTTCCACTGCACCACCCTCAAACGGCAGCGTCTCTACATGGGGCCTGACATGCAGCGGCGTGAGAGGCGGCGCATGTGGGTGATTTTAGGGCTGGTTTGGGGGCTAAACCTGGCCTTCTCTATCCCAGCTCTGATCTACAGCACTCACGTGCACGGGAACGCCACTGTAGAACTGATGGTGATCAGCTGCACCACCAGACCCCTGCTGGGCTGCATCTGGGAGTTCCCCACCGCCCAGCAGGGCTCCGCATTCGCCTCCGCCTCGCTGGCCCTCAATGAGGTGCTGCCGCTGGTGCTGATGGTCTGCACCAACCTGGCCACCCTGCACGCCCTGGCGAAGCACATCCGAGCTGTTATGTCCAGCAGCCAGCCTGGAGGCTCCCACGTGGAGCTGGACAAGCACCTCTCCACCGAACGCAAAGCGGCGCAAGTCATCATGCTGCTGGTCTCGCTTTTCGTCGTCTGCTGGGTGCTGCAGGTCGCCGCGGTAACATATTACAACCATGACAGAGGACACCACGCCGAGGGGCTTCTGACTGTGGCTCacttttctgcctctctgtttgTGGGGTTCAGCCCCATGGTGGTGGCTCTGGGACACAGCAAGCTACGGCGAAGGATCTCCAGTATGATGCTGGGCTGGTGTCAGTGTTTTAAAGGCCGCAGTGAAGATGATCCCCCAAACACAAGAGCAGCAAAAATTATTTCCTTTGTTCAGCATAAACAATAA
- the LOC130524584 gene encoding von Willebrand factor A domain-containing protein 1-like isoform X2, whose protein sequence is MRAFLICCAFIWATFQQSNMQLPIPATANCCEGDILLLLDSSGSVTNYEFSRFLRFSATLLRVFSLGRGHVRVGLLQVGTESNLAFGLDVHTDQRSLQKALERVQQLQGDTNTENALRDAQQLLRAAGGNVPRILLWLTDGASPGDVGQVMSELKAEGVFVLAVSAVHGNYRLLRDAVSPPSESHLYVVDIDDIEIITEDLRDAIIKIIQANRLQVVNLTPRTATLQWRPLLTATTGYYQLQYYSVRNPAIGSLQYLSGDSISVELTDLVPDTAYTATLLPGPNQRLFNALSVNFSTPSEVLGPTVVSVPDSGPYHIRVEWGPPQVAQVLRYTVEYSAFPSGRVHMLTLQSQQNFSLLTGLVPATQYLVTVSALYAGGKERAMSVRACTKEATAALPALLDLQLSPVPQQDLWQVTWQAHQEHLKGYWLTWEQDKPVDSISKPSALYLPPTTGATHLSHVSPSSRVCMSPVYSSGRGDGICCSAEKPSDWRRTFP, encoded by the exons ATGAGGGCCTTTTTAATTTGCTGCGCTTTTATCTGGGCGACCTTCCAGCAGAGCAACATGCAGCTTCCCATACCTGCAACAG CTAACTGCTGCGAAGGGGACATCCTCCTCTTGCTGGACTCTTCTGGGAGCGTAACAAACTACGAGTTCTCACGCTTCCTCCGCTTCTCGGCCACGCTTCTCCGCGTTTTCTCCCTTGGTCGAGGCCACGTGCGGGTCGGACTCCTGCAGGTGGGCACGGAATCCAACCTGGCGTTCGGCCTGGACGTCCACACTGACCAGAGGAGCCTGCAGAAAGCCCTGGAGagggtgcagcagctgcagggagacACCAACACCGAGAACGCGCTCAGGGACGCCCAGCAGCTTCTGCGAGCGGCAGGTGGGAACGTGCCCAGAATCTTGCTGTGGCTGACTGATGGTGCCAGCCCTGGAGACGTGGGCCAggtgatgtcagagctgaaggcagagggAGTCTTTGTGTTGGCTGTGTCTGCCGTGCACGGCAACTACCGGCTGCTGCGGGACGCAGTGTCGCCGCCTTCGGAGTCACATCTCTATGTTGTGGACATAGATGACATTGAAATCATCACAGAAGACCTGAGGGATGCCATCatta AAATTATTCAGGCAAACCGCCTTCAAGTGGTCAACTTGACCCCCCGCACGGCCACACTTcagtggcgccccctgctgacaGCAACCACTGGTTACTATCAACTCCAGTATTACTCAGTCAGGAATCCCGCCATTGGGAGCCTGCAGTATCTGTCTGGTGACTCCATCTCGGTAGAACTGACCGACCTGGTTCCTGATACCGCCTACACAGCCACGCTTCTCCCAGGGCCCAACCAGAGGCTGTTTAACGCCCTCTCTGTTAACTTCTCCACTCCCTCTG AGGTGTTGGGCCCCACCGTGGTGTCTGTGCCAGACTCCGGCCCTTACCACATCCGTGTGGAATGGGGGCCTCCGCAGGTAGCTCAGGTGCTGCGATACACGGTGGAGTACAGTGCCTTTCCCAGTGGACGCGTCCACATGCTGACCTTGCAAAGCCAACAGAACTTTTCCTTATTGACCGGGCTGGTACCGGCCACTCAGTACCTGGTGACGGTCAGTGCTCTGTACgcaggagggaaagaaagagccATGTCTGTGAGGGCATGCACTAAAGAGG caacagcagctctgcctgccctgctggacctgcagctcAGCCCGGTGCCGCAGCAGGATCTGTGGCAGGTGACATGGCAGGCCCATCAGGAACACCTAAAAGGCTACTGGCTGACGTGGGAGCAAGATAAGCCCGTCGACTCCATCTCAAAGCCCTCCGCCCTCTACTTACCTCCCACAACTGGAGCAACTCACCTGTCGCACGTGTCACCGAGCAGTCGGGTGTGCATGTCTCCGGTGTACAGCTCCGGCCGTGGAGACGGGATCTGCTGCTCCGCAGAGAAACCCTCAGATTGGCGCAGAACATTCCCTTAA